GCATCAAGTCATTAACTTGTAGGATTCAATCTTCTTGGATGAGAATGTAGTGAAAGTGGATAATAGCTGGTATTGTGTTGTTGACTTTGCAGAAATCACTCATACTGAGCAAGCATGcagcaacagtggagaggaaaaactctccATTatcaggaagaaacctccagctgcTTCTACAACTGAGAACTTAAAgttaaaagcttaaataaaagcaaataatgcaaaattagAGTGGTAGAAAAATGTAGCagagtgagaaaatgtgaaaatccaGGATGCTAAGTCTGTAGCAGCATAACTACAGAGATAACTGAGGAAAACCTGAGTAAGACTAACTGAAAGGTTTatcaaatataaagttttaagtCTAATCTTACAAGTAGATATTACATCTGCTTCACAGACTAAAACTGGGAGAGAGAAGCCAAAACAGCCaattatgtctgtgtgtgtgtggatgaggAGTATGAGACAACATTTACTGGATGTGTCTACTTTAATTTAACGTCTCCACCTAGAATAGAGGAAACTGTGCCTCAGTAATAGACGTTGTACTTCTGGATGTTACAGAGTCGACACACAGCCATGGCAGTGGTAGTTCTACTTTTTCTCATCTCCTTGCTGGATTCGGTTGAAggtaaaatatgttatttattcCAAAAAGTGTTTAACAGTTGCTGTGGCAAGctaacatttcaataaaaaaatgtggagCTGTAGAAAGTACATTAGAAGAAAAACTACTGAAGCAAAGTTCAGCTGTCAAGATATatgtttattgtgaaaaatgtaatgtaatttctgtttggttatttttggcGTGCTAATAgctaatagttttttttctgactgcagGTTGATGCAGTATCGTGTCGCAATGCAAAGACCTTGAGCTCAACTTTTGGAGTTTATGTTCTAAATGTGTTGACTtagtttatttagatttattattgTCCTTATGCAGCTTTAGAAATGCTTTAGTTAGCATCTGTTTGTGCTCTGAAGTACAGGACAAGTACAACTAAAGTATAATTTGCTGAACTGTCTCTAAAATGCTAAGGCTCAGTGGAGAGATCAAGAAGACGAAAAGAAAGCAAGAGGTGGTTGACATGTGCTTGTTTATTAGTTTCACAGTTTGGgataaaaaagcttttcaatATTCTCTTCTGACTTTTGGAGTGTTTGAAAGCAGGACAGCAGGAGTATGTTGGTTGTGGATGATGTTTGTGTCGCTGCTTTGACAGAGAGCCTCATAGATCTGGTTGAGATCAGTGAGTTGGGTTTCTTACAGAGCTCTTTGCTGCCTCTCAGAGATTTCATggtgtatttttgtctttttgtgcagCTGTGTGTTTTGTCCAGGACAAACTTTTGATCTTAATTAGTTTCTTCCctgtgtaaataataaataaatgaattgatAATAGTGTGAAGTAGTACATGAGTCGTAGACTTAGTTCTGTCATGGCTGCTTTTGCATCATAAATAGCTGAAATCAAAGAGTGTGAGAGAAGTTTTTGAGGAACAGGCTTTGATATTTAAAGTGCAAAACTTGACACCCTCCCAACACTGACAGTGAAGTTACTGCATTTAAATGGATGTAAAGGTCTCTCTATACACAGTCGTCTCTGTGTTGGTTTAGTGACAGAGATCCTGATAAAGATGCCACCAACATGTCACTCATTGCTCCGATACCGTGCTAAAGTACTCAcatcttttttcacatttcatcacattatatatgatatatataaaataacatgttttatgtGGTAGATAAACATACATTAGGGTAGATAAAATAGGCAAAAGTGTTATTTTACAAGTAATAGAAAAGTATGGTGTGCATTTGCATTCAACCCCTttcaattttatataaatttaatgCAGCTCATTTAAATTAGAGGtatctaaatttgttttaaattcaattcaaaaaatCTTCACTAAACAACTTGCATTCAATAAAGTGGAAACCATAATTGCTTTCTGTCTTGTGTGTTTATAATTAAACatggaatataaataaaattaggtATAATAAGACAGCTGTGCAAATATAATGATAGTTATCCATACAAGACGTGTAAATAATGAAATTAGATGAATCCTTTCTGTGTTGATTCTGATTGACATACAGAACTTGTAACACTCAACAGCATCTAGTGCTAACGCTACAAACCTCCTCCAtgctctgctgctttaaaatttCAGTCAGGATTTTCCAGATACTGATCAAgatattttgtttccattattaAAAGGTAAATAAACTTTATCTTTCAGGTGCCGAAAATCGGTTTGTGAGGTCTGGATCGGACCTTCTACTGGaagcaaagacaaataaatttggagaaaatgaagaTTTGATTTGGAAGTTTAACACCACTCTCAGTCTTGTGAAATTCAGACATGGCAGTAAGCCTTTCATCAAATACGCAGAAAGAACTgttttttctgaacaaaactACTCTTTGCTGTTAAGAAATATGCAACACAGTGACTCTGGAAACTATAAGGAAATAATAAGTGGAGGAGAAGACAAAACTATTGCTGAATACACAATCAGAGTCCAGGGTAAGTTTCTTCTTGATTGCTTCctgttttgaaattgtttctAGCTTCTTTTGCAGAGCCTGTTTAGAAACTAATCAAATCTTTTTTGATCAGATCCAGTGTCTCCAGTGAATCTAACAGTGACGCCCATTAATTCCAGTTTCTGTAACTTCACTGTGACGTGTAAAACAGTGGATTCTCAGATTAATGGAACTTttcaatgtgaaaataaaacctgccGTTTACTGGATCAAACACACCAGAAGGACTCATCTCTGAAGATCTCTGTAAAGGAAAGCTCCATCATCTGTAACCATAGCAATCAAGTGAGCTGGGAAAAGGATGAAAAGAATGTTTCACCTCTCTGTGAAAATCCACCAGGTAAGATTTAAGGAAAAGATTCAAGTGCTTTTGAACTTGAAGTTTTGGGAAGTTAGATGTTTTACAttgtaaaaccaaaataatattGCATAATTATGAACTGAAACTAtgaacaaaacacataaaactcaATAACCAATGCAAGCTgtttataatttctttaaagaattaTTTTGCTTGTGATACACATTGTAATTGGACATTTTATGttgcatataaaaataaaaaacatcaatctTGATATTTTAGCtgaggtgagaaaaaaatgtatctggCAATTCTgtcctttaattttttttcttatcattttgTATAAATTTCCAAGCATTAGAAGGACATTTAATGTATAGTATTTATTTACTCATATTTCttttatctattatttttcCAGTGAAAATTCAGTcacaatgtcaaatttaacaTAACATGAAAATTTCACgtatttattctctttttacaGCTTACAATAAAACCGTTGTAATCAACATCATAAGAATAACCTTGGCTGCAATTCTGGttgtaatttgcattttaactgctgttgtaagaaaatgtaagtatgagttttttttatgtatttatatatacgtatatataaaaaacttcCCTGAgttcaaaagaggaaaaaattacaaaatgtaatgtttcttctgtttatgGATTATTTATGAATCCTAGACATACTAAAGATATTTATGCCTTTTTATTAAgtagtttcagtttgtttgttttctttggactaaaaaaagttcttttaaatttgcctttaaaataactaaagcaCTGTAGATAGACGTTTTAAGGGACAttgctgattttaaaaaggaatgaaaaagaaaaagtgaagaacaggaataaaactatgcatttaagaaatgtttataCATCCATAAGTTGAtgtttaatgaatttaaaaaaacacagaagaggaAAAATCAAAGCAGTCAGTTTAAAATCTCTAAAGAGTTTTTTGACTCTTAGGATTAaaggcaatttttttatttgttttaaagtaatgGAGAGTTAaagcatttaataaaacaagccATCTAGAGACATTGCAATTTCTAATACCTGCTATGGCTCCCTGTCTTGagtattgacatttttgtttcaaagccATTCAACACAAGAAAGGAAATTCAGGACTACTAGGACAAGTGAATTGCTTGTCtaatccaaaacaaatattttgattttattttcaaggtaaaagaaaaagcaaaccaGAGCAAACAGCACATGAGCTTCAAGAGGTGAGTAGCAATCTTAATCTGTAAAGATTAACTGGATAATATGGAGGTTTATACTactcaagaaatatttttttttccaaataaagttTGGAATTAACTTTGTAGAATAGCCAAATAATCTCTCCATCCTCTCTGCTCATCaactttctgcttctttctctaATTCTAAAGTTTTGGagcaaacttgtttttttggtgtatCTAGTTTGAGTTCTTGCAATTAAGATTTTCACAATGTGGAGTATATATGAATACTGATACatttaaatctcttttaatGATGTCACACCAGGTCAGTCGGCCAGTGAGAGCCCTGTAGCAGATTCTTCAGACAGATCTGCAACATTCAGACTCGGTGTGGTTTCTAATGATGGAGAGACTGGAAACACCCTCAAACAAATGGAAGAATCCCGATCAGGgtctcaaaaacacaaatatgatgCTTTTTCAATACTGCAGTATGCTTTGACAATAGTTGAGTTTGGAATATAACATAATTGCACGAATTGGCATGAACTGTATGTTGGACCTTTGGTAGCTACAATGAACATTGATCAGTATGTAATTACCAGTACATTGATAAAACTCAAGCATTTCTAAGTATAAATGTATAAGTACAtttatacatttgtatttaaacataTATCTTTACAATAGATGATTATAGCTTAGTTGCGCTTTTCAATTTATAGACTTTtgcattttaatccattttggCCTTTAGAGCTGCCATGATGgaaacctgtttttgtttggaaagTGTTATGTTGTCCATTGTAAGATTCTTATGAAAGTGAAATATTGTGTGCAAttttcaggcaaaaataaactttgtagCAAATATTTCATAACAGATTTTGTGTCTCCCTTAAAATTTGCTCACACATAGCAAAACTGTAATTGTCTCACCTTATAGTTCAACAACTTTACACTCTAAAACGTGTTTTGGGCTGTAGTTCATTTTGTGGCCTTATTTAACTTATATAACCTCACTTAATTCATTACTTActcatttacttatttttttgtgttcaattaacttaaaagttacaaatctaactaccttaaataaactaaaaggaactttttactttaactttacTTGAAACAATAGATTTCAATGCCAGTTTCATATCCTATGTCTGaccaagtcaaattttttttttacaatcgtCTAACTCAATTTACTAAGTTTTAATAACTTAATTCATTAAGTGTGTTTAACATGACTAATTTAAGTCACTCTTACTGAAATAGTTTATTGTTTATCTTACTCCTGGCTGGTAAGATCTCACTTCTGTCACCAAATGTGAGGGTTTTACACTGACCAGTCAGAGATTTTGAATGGATTCCAAAATAtattcttaatttattacaaaaataattcaaaagtgaTGAATTGGGTCCAAAACTCAGGTCATCATCACAAAGGTAGTAACACAAAGGACTCAAGTGCAAAACTGACTTGACAAACAAGACATGAGGGGAACTTAAAGagtggctgatcagaccactgCTAACACACCAGGGGGGTATTTAAACACACAAGAATTTAAAcaacgggctgtcaggtccctgtatgaccggtgtcggagtctggtccgcattgccggcagtaagtcgggctcgtttctgGTGAgggttggactccgccaggccTGCCCTTTGTCacagattctgttcattacttttgtggacagaatttctaggcgcagccagggtgttgaggggatctgTTTTGGTGgcctctgctttttgcggataatgtggtccttttggcttcatcgggacgtgatctgcagctctcgctggagcggttcgcagccgagtgtgaagcggcggggatggcgatcagtgcctccaaatcagaggccatggtcttgagctggaaaagggtagagtgccttctccgggtcaggggggggtgtcctgccccaagtggaggagttcaagtatctcgggatcttgttcatgaacgggggaagaagggagcaggagatcgacaggcggattggcgcagcatctgctgtcaagcgggcgctgtaccggtccgtcgtggtgaagagagagctgagccagaAAGAGaggctctcgatttaccggtcgatcaacgttcccaccctcatctatggtcatgagctttgggtcataaccgaaagaacgagatcacggatacaagc
This is a stretch of genomic DNA from Gambusia affinis linkage group LG12, SWU_Gaff_1.0, whole genome shotgun sequence. It encodes these proteins:
- the LOC122841136 gene encoding uncharacterized protein LOC122841136, with protein sequence MLQSRHTAMAVVVLLFLISLLDSVEGAENRFVRSGSDLLLEAKTNKFGENEDLIWKFNTTLSLVKFRHGSKPFIKYAERTVFSEQNYSLLLRNMQHSDSGNYKEIISGGEDKTIAEYTIRVQDPVSPVNLTVTPINSSFCNFTVTCKTVDSQINGTFQCENKTCRLLDQTHQKDSSLKISVKESSIICNHSNQVSWEKDEKNVSPLCENPPAYNKTVVINIIRITLAAILVVICILTAVVRKCKRKSKPEQTAHELQEVSRPVRAL